A segment of the Streptomyces sp. ITFR-21 genome:
CGGCGGTTCGAGCGACACCGACAGGAACGCGGTGGCGGTCATGCCGACGTCCTCGCCGCGCGGCCCGTCCTCCGGGTCGTGCGCGGTGACGAGGACGACGCCCGCGGCGAGCCGCGCCATCGCCGCGCGGAAGTCGTCGGTGGTGGCGGACTCGGCGGACTCGGCGGACTCGGCGGAGGCAGCGGTGTCGACCGGGTCGGCGGGGTGGCTCGTAGCGGGCTCGGGAGGACGCCCTGGCGGAGTCGGAAGCACGCTCTTCACGGTACGGGTCGGTGGGGGAGGCGGGCATCGGACGGAGGTCGCAGGGCGCGTACCGTCCGGTCCTAGGACCTCCGAGGACGGCGTTCGACGTTCAGTGTTCAACTGATTACCCGAAGGTGTGACTTGGGTCACAAGCGACAGGAATTGTTGACCCTGTGTACCGAACGCACAGCTCGCTGTGATTCAGTTGCGGTGTAATTGGAAGAGTGTGAATTACACCGTGGCCGCACCGGTTTGGGGACGGGGCCACCGCACTACCAGGAGTCGCTGTCGAGGGCGTGGAGAGGGGCATGGACACCGAGTCGGAGCCGTATGTCCGTCTCGCGACACTGCGTCAGCTGCATCAGGTCGTGGCGGACCTCAACACCGCGCGCAGTCTCGCCGACACCCTGCAGGCAGTCGCCGACGGGATCGTCCGCGGACTGGGTTATGAACTGGCGGCCGTCAATCTGGTCCGCCCCGACGGCGATCTCGTCGTGGCGGCGTTCGCGGGCAGTGCGGCGGGCGAGGCGCTGCTGCTCGGCCGGGCGGGCTCCCGTACGTCCTGGGAGCGGCGGTTGACGATGGGTGAGCGCTGGGGGTCGCTGCGGTTCATCCCGCACACCGAGGGCTGGGTGCTCATCGACGACGACGTGCCGCAGTGGCACACCGAGGGTCCGCTGCCGCGCTTCCCCGACGAGTGGCACCCGGGCGACCGGCTGTACGCGCCCATGTACGCCTCGCAGAGCGTCGGCAGCGAGCTGATCGGTGTGATCTCGGTGGACCGGCCGGTCAGCGGCCGGCATCCGGGGCCCTGGGGGTGCGAGGCGCTCCAGATGTACGCCTTCCAGGCGGGCATCGCGATCAGCAACGCCCGGTTGCGGGCGAACATGCAGCGGGCGCTGGTCCGGCTGGAGCGGGACCAGCAGGCGCTGCGGGCCAGTGAGGAGAGCTTCCGGCAGGCGTTCGAGTACGCGCCGAGCGGTATGGCGATCGCGGAGATGGGCGGCGACCAGCACGGGAAGCTGCTGCGGGCCAATGACGCGCTGTGTCGGCTGCTGGGGCGGTCGGCGTCGACGATGCGGCGGTACTCCTTCTCCGATCTGGTGCATTCGGAGGATGTCGGGCTGCTGCTGCGGACTTCGGCCGAGGGCGGGCGGGCCGAGCTGCGGCTGGCCCGGCGGGACGGCACGTATGTGTGGGCGTCGCTGCGGAACTCGGTGGTGGCCGACACCGCCGACGGGCCGCGTTTCCTGCTGACGCATGTGGAGGACATCGAGGAGCGCAAGAGCCGTGAGCTGCAGCTCGCCCACCGGGCCAGCCACGACTCGCTGACGGGTCTGCCCAACAGCGCGGAGCTGCGGTCCCGGCTGTCGTCCCGGCTGTGCTCCCGCCCGCACGACCGGGACGCCGGTGAAACGGCGGTGCCGGCCGCGCAGACCGGGGGGGTCGACGAGTTCGCGTTCAGCTACGGCTACGGGCCCGACGAACTCGCCGCGCCGCTCGACACGCTGGACTCCCATACACACACGGTGGCGCCGGACGAGTCCGACGAGGAGGGTGCGAGCAAGGGGCTCGCCGTCCTCTTCTGCGACCTCGACGGCTTCAAGTCCATCAACGACCGCTTCGGGCACCACACGGGCGACGCCGTCCTCATCGAGGTCGCCCGCCGGCTGACCGCCGCGGTCCGCGACGGCGACACGGTGGCGCGGCTCGGCGGTGACGAGTTCGTGGTTCTCGCCGACCATCTCGCCCCGGCCGACGCGGCCGACCTCGCGGTCCGGCTGCGCAACGCGATCATCCCGCCCATCCGCGTCGACGGCCGCGCGGTCCGCGTGGGCGCCAGCTTCGGCATCGGCTGGGCCGGCTGCGGCATGACCGCGGAGGAGATCCTGCACAGCGCCGACCAGCGCATGTACGTCGAAAAACGCAGCAGGTCGGCGTCCGCCGGCCCCCGCAACAACCACCGCCGGGCGGGCTAGGGTCGGTCGTCAGGATCTGCGGGGGCGGTGTGGCGGGATCCGGTGCGTCGCGGCCGCACGGCGCGGGAGGGGGCGGCGTGGCGTCTCGCCGGCCGAGGAGGACCCGGCAGGTGCGCGGTGCCGCGGCCCGCGACACCGCGCAGATCCACCCGGCAAGCCCCAGGCCCTCGGGCACCCCGCGCCCGGCGCCACAGCACGGCACGGCGGCGCCGGGGGACCCGGTGGCGGCGGGCGGGAGGGCGCGGGGGACGATCGGGGGATGGACGAGGGCGAGAAGGCGCGGCGGCAGGCGGCCGTTCGGGCGTGCGGGCCGGTGCTGACGGGCCGCTGGTCCGACACGGTGCGGGAGCGGGCCGGGTGGCTGGCCGCGGTCGCCGAGGAGCTCACGGAGGCGGACGAGGCACCGGACGTCTACGGCGACGGTGTGGTCCGCCGGCTGGAGGAGGAGGTCGCGCGGCTGCTCGGAGTCGCGGACGCCGCGTTCTTCCCGACGGGCACGATGGCCCAGCAGGTCGCGCTGCGGGCGTGGGCCGGGCGGACCGGCAACCACGTGGTCGCCCTGCACCCGCTGGCGCACCCCGAGGTGCACGAGCGGGGGGCGCTGCAGGCGGTGACGGGCCTGCGCACGGTGTACCCGACCCGGGAGCCCCGGCTCGCCACCGCAGAGGAGATACGGGGCTTCGAGGAGCCGTTCGGCACGCTGATGCTGGAACTCCCGCTGCGCGACGCCGGTTTCGTCCTGCCGACCTGGGACGAGCTGACGGAGACCGTCGCTGCGGCCCGCGGACGGGACGCCGTGGTGCACTTCGACGGCGCCCGGCTGTGGGAGTCCGCGCCGCACTTCGGCCGGTCGCTGCCCGAGATCGCCGCCCTCGCCGACAGCGTCTACGTCAGCTTCTACAAGTCGCTGCGCGGCCTATCCGGCGCCGCGCTGGGCGGCTCCGCCGAGCTGGTCGCGGAGGCCAAGGCCTGGCGGCACCGCTACGGC
Coding sequences within it:
- the cdgB gene encoding diguanylate cyclase CdgB, which codes for MDTESEPYVRLATLRQLHQVVADLNTARSLADTLQAVADGIVRGLGYELAAVNLVRPDGDLVVAAFAGSAAGEALLLGRAGSRTSWERRLTMGERWGSLRFIPHTEGWVLIDDDVPQWHTEGPLPRFPDEWHPGDRLYAPMYASQSVGSELIGVISVDRPVSGRHPGPWGCEALQMYAFQAGIAISNARLRANMQRALVRLERDQQALRASEESFRQAFEYAPSGMAIAEMGGDQHGKLLRANDALCRLLGRSASTMRRYSFSDLVHSEDVGLLLRTSAEGGRAELRLARRDGTYVWASLRNSVVADTADGPRFLLTHVEDIEERKSRELQLAHRASHDSLTGLPNSAELRSRLSSRLCSRPHDRDAGETAVPAAQTGGVDEFAFSYGYGPDELAAPLDTLDSHTHTVAPDESDEEGASKGLAVLFCDLDGFKSINDRFGHHTGDAVLIEVARRLTAAVRDGDTVARLGGDEFVVLADHLAPADAADLAVRLRNAIIPPIRVDGRAVRVGASFGIGWAGCGMTAEEILHSADQRMYVEKRSRSASAGPRNNHRRAG
- a CDS encoding threonine aldolase family protein: MDEGEKARRQAAVRACGPVLTGRWSDTVRERAGWLAAVAEELTEADEAPDVYGDGVVRRLEEEVARLLGVADAAFFPTGTMAQQVALRAWAGRTGNHVVALHPLAHPEVHERGALQAVTGLRTVYPTREPRLATAEEIRGFEEPFGTLMLELPLRDAGFVLPTWDELTETVAAARGRDAVVHFDGARLWESAPHFGRSLPEIAALADSVYVSFYKSLRGLSGAALGGSAELVAEAKAWRHRYGGLVHQQFPAALAALAGLRDELPRLPSYVAHAGPVARALREGLAAGGLDRPRIHPAEPHTHQFQLWLPYPAAVLDEASLRQAEQTRTSLFGRGRFAGSALPGMSMIEVTVSADALEWTEQDVREAAASFARLVTAVEAAPA